The genomic stretch GTTTTTGTAGAGTGGgaggagttaattagaaatttggcTCAGAGTTGTGAGCAGAATTAATGGTGCGGAGCAACCCTATATCCTGACATCCTACTGtttactctctcctgctagcttgcagcccctcacacccccaatccAAAagtagtggtgcaacaaaaatattggaATATTGCAATATTGAAGACATCCAGCCTTGCAGTTATGAGCCAAGTgtcagctcagaggaggaaaagatagACATAGAAAGATGTACCtgtagtcatctacaagtggcaGCACCAAAATGGAGCAGAGCTGGGAGCTtgcggcttgccgtagtagctccTACATCACagatacaaacttttttaaatggtaacaattattttttagtgcgttttaaaagtttttacagtatttttcctAATTGCCCTTGTTTCTTATTATGAaaacttttatatatttgcatAAAATCTTTTCAATGCTAATTGTTTGATCTTGCAtttgaaaatgttacatttgtattgtattttcttCCTACAGctacatgttaaaatcacccaCCATTTGAgtaggtctttgtttttttttgtttttttttatttaaaaaaaatgacagtgagCCTTATATAATGATTAATCCTCTTTTGGTTACTGAAGTCAAAGCATGTTTGAACGGTAGGCCTACACAGGgctctgttaaaatgtttggttgggtggTCTTGTGATTATGCTAACGTGCTAACATGTATCACAGTAGCCTAATGTTTGCTTTTGCAGTAGTCCATcaatctgtatttttgtttttttcacaagttgGGTGTTATTGAGAATATGCTAACGCTGTTAACGTGTAGCGATGtcagtgtgtttttctttacgtGTGAACAACAAGGTTAGAAGCTAAAGGTACCATGAGTTCTCTAACATGGCTAACTCTTCTATTGTGACTAATTTGTAGTGGTGatggactgtttttttatgtagctAGCATGGTCAGGAGTTAGCATAtgtagtatttttgttttaaattgtatcagtctatttttaacatgttgctaacaaggttggaagttagcacAGTTACAGTAATGagtgttttagcggtatcagtctatttttcatgtgttgcaaacaaggttgggtgttgcCGGTATTGTAAATAGgctacgctaacgtggctaatacttctaaaaaaacaagttttagagTTCCTTGAACACAGATGTAAGTTTGATAATAGACTGTTCACTATTTGCTGtattaaattgaaaatgaaaaaattgtattgtattaaaaaaactattaaattgtgcaaattggattttcaATAATAGATTTTCCGAATGGAAACacgtaaatttaaaaaataactatcacttatcaaaaacaagttttggcGATTGTAAGAAGTGGTTTTGAGGCATATTAAAACTGACATATTATGAaaccattgcagttttgcagttGGTCATATCACCAACAACCGGATACCATGTGGGCGCCACAAACATCCCACAGTGTCACACAGCTCTTCAAAATTTGAGAATTGTTGAATTGAATCCTcagtaaaatcaccaaccacaactTCCCAAAATCTCCTCATTCCTAGCCGCCCCCGTGTAGCTTGCTGCTCCATGGGCTAAATAAGACGCCGATGTCTCCTTTGATAggtgatgatgagcgctagggacagaaatttgaatgtatctacTGCTAATTAAAGTATCTTTAACATTTGtcgccatgtttttgaatgacttattgtGTGAGTTGGTTTACGTTTGttcgcataattatgatttaatggaaactaattgtgaaattgtgtttttttgacatttctagaatttcaataaagttttgcacatacgtgtaatggaaacacagctattgATAGTGACCCTTTAgtacaaaaacatactttacaTTCAAACTGTCAACAATATTTAAGtgacaaaattacatttttcaatttatgaAGTTCAGATTTCTTAAATCAGATGTtctgaaacactaaaaataagaGAAGGAAATCCATCAGAGAAGGGCACAAAACTGGCAAATAGTCAGACAGAAGTGACCTCCTTGGTGTTTCAGAATGACCCATTTCTCCCTGTAAGTGTGAGCTGGTCTCTTTAAGGAGCCGTGGACACACAGCAGTGCATGAATAAAGAAGTGCATGATAAGGAAAATGTCTTTTACAGTCATTCTTATCTGAGAGCTGCAAAAAGAGCAAACTCTGGCCCACTCTCACTCagaatttgtctcttttttcccctctccctGCCATTAACATTAACACTCGATTCGATTTAGGGCTAATATTTCTTGCCACTTCACATTCTTTCAGCTGAAATGATGGCTTTATTGGCCATAAAAAGCTTATCGGGGGTTTTGAGCAGGATTTACATGTCACAGTTTAATGTGAAACTTCTTATCTGCTGCCCCACTGGAGAGACTTTGCTCGTGGATAATTGTGCTTTCAAATAAGTGTTTTTACAGTGCTTTCAGCGATGCGAAAGTACATTTTGTAATGCGATCGATTGCAATTAGGCAAccagcatttttgttgcaattaaGAGTCTTCATGACTAGACCTGTGCTTTTCTGTAGATNNNNNNNNNNNNNNaaaaaaaaaaaaaaaaaaaacagctgctggCTGGATAAACCCTGCGTGTTTTGCTAATGTCATCATTTGCTCTGATTAACTCGTCTTCCCGCAGGAGCACGGCGGATCGGTTTTCACTTAATAATTCTAcgtttttcagcttttgaacACTCCTAAAGTGCTGGTAACACCACCCGTGTCatggcttgttttttttttttttcttatgtggATCACATGGCCGTGAAGAAAGTGCGCACGTTCCCCTCCAAAAACCAATTATACTATCcgaatggatgaatgatgaaGAGTGTCGCCGTTTTCGCCACACCGtgagcacaaaaataaataaataaaaagaagatgaGAAGAAGCAGTGAGAGACACATGCCACCGCACGCTTACCTACACGTTCCTCTGCAGTGAATTAAGCGCAGGCAGGTCTGCAGGCGGCCTGctttttaatggattttgaGCTCATGGTTAATAGAGCTCATATACAATAGGCCCAGTGTAACTATAATTTGCCTACGGGGTGCTATTTTTCAGCCTCAGTGGGGGTCTGAACTGTGTACATTGAGAAGCTGTGTATTACATGATTTAGAAGAAGTGTGTTTTGCTCTTCACTCTCTCTGGCTGCATTAGGCCGTGTTTCCATTCAGGCGTTAAAAGATGTGGGCACAATAAAAACGACAATATAAACTCAACGGGTATTTTATATCATTTAACATGAGATGCTTGACCTTTACTTTTCCTGTTGGAAGTGAGTTCAAAAAGCATCTTATCAcaacacattcttactcccaagtcgtcacatatggGCGTTAGGTTGAGGACCCTTCCTTGTGTCCCCAGCTCGGCGTTTTTCGACTTCCATTTATATCACAGGTTCCCAACCTTGGGCCGTGAACCAGAAGCGGTCCAGAACCGCGATGCGTAATGCACTGATACCTTAACCCGACACCgaaccagatgcagtaccaggcGTAAATGggaaatggcgtatacttatataaCGCTTTCTATattccttcgagggcccaaagcgctccattcacacacacattcacacactgaacCAAATGCGATACCGGATACGGTACCGGATACGATCCAGAACCGAGtaaaggttagggtaccggtactggatttGGGTACTGATGTGTTATGCATCGCTGTACTGGACTGGTACCCTTACTTGAGACTGGACTAGATAAGGTACTGGAtcagacgcggtaccagacacaAACTGAATAAGGTACCAATAGGTCTGGGTACCGGTGTGCTATGCATTTCAGTACTGGACCAGGACTGTTACCCTAACCAGAACCGGGTTGAGGTTAGGAAACCAGTAAtaggtttgggtactggtggGCTATGCGTTGCGGTACTgaaccggtactggtaccctaacccaacaccGGACTAGATGAGGCACCAGACTAGACGCAGTACCGGGTGCGAACCGGAGGCGGTACTGGATTTAGAACCAGCACAGAACCGGATGCTGTATCGGACATAGTACAGGTCGTGAACCAGAACTGGGtaaaggttagggtaccagtgcacTATGTATTGTTGTACTGGACCGGTACCCTGATCCTAACCTGGGACTGGACTAGATAAGGTACGAgaccagacgtggtaccgggttaggggaccagtactggacgtgtcccaaggaccagtgcgCATCTGGTACAGCATTTAGTACCAGATCCAGTAccacatcacagctacaagctttttccaactgcattttttttacctgctcctgatttcaacaattttaataaagaaatgcaattttatgatCAATGTTCTTTatatctgtcctccatcatcagaaaaatgctacaaaaatatgttaaaaaaacattttcattggagtgggtcttaaaatatgaacattatGATGGGGTCAGTCTCTCTGTATAAGTATTTAATTgtgtctttattattatttatgatcATATTACTGCTTGTGCCTGTGTAGGTTCTCTCCTGACAATCCattttcctcccacagtcagtaaaatgtgcatttcagaTTAAGTAGTGACTCTGAGCGAACTGTGGCTAGATTACCGGTGGGCGTCGGTGACATCATTGTGGTTCATTTCAGGTGGCTGTGGTAATGTACTCACATGCTCTTTGtcaattagaataaaaaaaacaaaaaaattacccttctatttaaaatattttccacaTTAGTACTTCACTGGTTGGTTAGGTCAAGGATCAGCAAACTTTAATGCTAGAAGATTAAAGattaaaccatttattttttatctgacatgttaaaaatctaaacataaatgataaaactaaattaaaatgaaaagaaattgaccaaaacaactaaaactaaCCCTAACCAATTATATCTTCAAATTTGTTCCATTTGTTTCAAAGCCAAAAGGTAACATTTAAGAGATAAAAAAGGCTCCAGAGTCCCAGGTTGAACATCCTTGGGTccttggcttttttaaaaaaatatgcatgacCTATTCTTACATTggcttcttttcctttttattttttggatcaCACAGAGACAGTACAAAAGTCTGTAGGATTAGTTTAAGTACGGGAAGCAATGCTTTTTCCCAGACATGCAGCTGTAAAACTGAAGACATGTCATTCCTACTTTATAGTCTTACAAATAGAGTTCTCAGCTTCTGACACATGGCCCTATAGCAGAACACCTCCTGTGTGACTTGTCAAACATTTCAGGCCGTGTGGATAAGCGAAAGGTGAAGGGGCTGTATGGAAGTGcctaaaattcaaattcaattcaaagggtttattgtcatatgtacagtaaagaaactggtttccctgtacaatgaaattcttactttgcagctcactctgaatgccataagataaaaaatataaagtttttggATATTTACAGGATGACTGAAAACAAGGTATATATACGAAATAAACAAACTATGCATATGTAAGTCACTAAGATATTTACAAATCAGTTGTGCAATTTACAGCGGTTATTGTGCAAAGGAGGCTGACAGAACTGGATAGTGGGGTACATGTGCAGTTATTAAGGTGCATTAATAATGCTGAATAGTCcagtaatgatatatatatgataaataATCCAGATGTGCAAAGGTGCAGTCTGctgttgcagactcctgtcagCTGTTAAGGAGTCTGATGGCAGAGGGAAAGAAAGAGTTCCTGAGTCTGCTGGTCCTGCATTTCACACTCCTGTACCTCCGGCCCGAGGGAAGGAGAGTGAACAGACCTCGttgggggtgggtggggtctcCGATGATGGAAGCAGCTCTCCTCAGGACCCTGCGCTTGTAGATGCTCTGCAGTGAGGGCAGAGGAGTCCTGGTGATCTTGGACGCAGCCTTCACCACTCTCTGCAGGCGTTTGCGGTCCGTGACGGTAGAGCTGCCGTACCACACTGTTATGCAGCTGGTTAGGATGGACTCAACAACGCAGCTGTAGAAGTTGCTGAGGATCTTTGATGACATGCCGAACTTCCTCAGTCTCCTCAGGAAGTACAGCCGCTGATGAGCCTTCTTCACCAGCTGCGTGGTGTTTAGTGTCCAGGTGAGGTCCTGGCTGAGGTGGACCCCAAGATATTTGAAGCTGCTCACCCTCTCCACTTCCAGACCCCGGATGAACAGCGGCTGATGAGGGCTCCTCTCTCTCCTCATGTCCACTATCATTTCCTTGGTCTTGTCTGTGTTGAGGGTGAGGTTGTTGTCCTCACACCAAGTCACCAGAGAGGCCACCTCTCTCCTGTAGGCTGCCTCGTCCCCGCCAGTGATGCGTCCTATCACTGCGGTGTCGTCCGCAAACTTCAGGATGGTGTTGTCCTGATGAGAGGCTGCACAGTCGTGGGTGAACAGGGTGTAGAGGATGGGACTGAGGACACACCCCTGTGGAGTGCCAACGTTAGTAGTAATGCTGGCTGAGGTCCTGTTCCCTATTCTGACAGACTGAGGCCTGCCAGTCAGAAAGTCCAGGAGCCAGTCACAGATGGTGGGGTGCAGTCCAAGACAGAGTAGTTTGTGCGTGAGCTTGTGGGGGACCACCGTGTTGAATGCAGAACTGTAGTCAATAAAGAGCATCCTGATGTAGGAGTCTTTATTCTCCAGATGTGAGAGGGAGATGTGCAGTGCTGCAGCGATGGCGTCTGAGGTGGACCTGTTGGGCCGGTAGGCGTACTGCAGGGGGTCTAGTGTGTCCGGAATGCTGCTCTGAATGTGGGTCAGCACCACTCTCTCAAAACACTTCATAATGATTGGAGTGAGAGCTACTGGCCTGTAGTCATTCAGGCAGGTGGGGGGGCTCTTCTTAGGGAGGGGGACAATGGTGGTGGTTTTGAAGCAGGAGGGGACAGTTCTCTGGCTGAGGGAGAGGTTGAATATGGAGGTGAGAACGTCTGTCAGCTCGTTGGCGCATGCTCTGAGGGCTCGACCAGGAATGTTGTCCGGCCCTGCCGCCTTGCGGGGGTTGATCCTCCTCAGGGCTTTGTTTACCTGGGCTGATGTGACGGCTGGTGGGGGTGAGGAGGGAGTGGTGGCTCTTGAGTCGTTGGGCCCCCTCTCTGCATGGGGGGAGGAGGTCTCAAAGCGTGCATAGAAGGTATTGAGGTCGTCCGGCAGGCTGTCTGTAGCCCGAATGGTACTGGAGCCGTTCCTGTAGTCTGTGATGTGCTGCAGGCCCCTCCACATGCGCCCAGAGTCAGCAGTGGAGTAGAAGCCGTCCAGCTTCTCTCTGTACTGCTTCTTAGCTGCTGTGATGGCCTTCCTCAGTCCGTACTTCGCAGCTTTGTACTCAGTCTCATTGCCGGATGTAAAAGCAATGGAACGAGCACGCAGCATGTGACGTACCTGACTGTTTATCCAGGGCTTCTGGTTGGGAAACTTCCTGACTTGGATGGTGGGCACGATGTTCTCCACACAAGTGCTGATGTACCCAGTCACATAGTCAGCATAGTCCTGTATGCTGACAGAAGAGTCCTCCAGAGTAGCTGCAGCTTTAAACACATCCCAATCTGTGGTGGTGAAACAGTCCTGCAGTGTGTCCTCAATCTCGGGTGTCCAGAGCTGAACCGGTTTGGTGACTGGAGCTGATTGTTTGAGTCTTTGTCTGTAAGCCGGGTAAAGGAACAAAGAGATGTGGTCTGAGTGTccgaagtgggggcggggtgcGGCCCTGTATGCACCTTTTACATTGGTGTATACATGATCCAAGGTGTTCTTGTCACGGGTGGGGATGTTTACATGCTGGTGGTATTTGGGAAATACGGTCCGAAGATTGCACTGATTAAAGTCGCCcgcaacaataaaaacagcatcaggGTGAGCCGTCTCCAGTGCGCTGATGACGTCATGGAGCATGCCGAGTGCCGCTGTAGAGTTGGCTCGTGGAGGAATGTAGACAGCGGCCAAAAACACAGCTGTAAACTCCCTTGGTAGATAATACGGGCGGCATTTGAGCATCAAAAACGGTGTGAAGCGGCGTGTTTTGACCTGGATGTCCACATCAGCTTCCTTTAAAATCAACAGTTATATTCCATGAcgtttctgtgttttcctcgtccgagctgacgtCTGGATGGCtttaatattgctcaccatttgtGTTGGAGCTGTAATGAtaggttgtgagaggctgtaagctagcaagagagtgtaaacaaatggatgatgggaagtgggggggTTATAGCCCGCAACGAAGAGGTACATTTCTgatgagctactgctgctgaaactatgttctaagaagttttttcattttaggcgaaaagcagcataataataataaaaaagggggACTTTAATTAGTATTAAAGATCACTAAGTGAAAGGAGTTCCTCTCTATTTACATATAAAATCAGTTTATAAAACAGATGATTCaactaaaaagcatttttattcagTACTACACTAATTATCATTTCAATGTCCCAGTACCTTGAGATACAGTTCAAACATTTCTCCTTTTCCCAACATCTATTATAGTGTTAGTTTTTCaactttgtgtttctttgtgttttagtaGAGCCAAGATTAATgcctaacatttttttccatttataaatgttttattaatttgataTCATATatgactgttattttttttgtctaaaaagtctacaaaaatcaaattagaaaGCCACTGCAGCCTTATTTCATTGTGTGTAAGTGTGCAGCATCAAGACAGTGCACTGCAGATCCTTAtgctttaaaagctaaaaaaaaatagcactcCCTTGTTAAAGATACCAGCAGTGTAtataattaatttgattaaagtaGGCCTCGAAAgaggtttataaaaatataatcatcGTGTATCTGAAGATTCATAACTTAATTGTAACAGTAACATCTGTCCAACCCAAGAGCCCTTCAGATATTATCTGAAGTTTCTTGCATTGTTGGGTAGAAAACGTGCTTAGAAGTTTTCCTCAGTAAATCTCCTACAGAAAGAATTTTGAGAGTGTACGCAGATGAGTTGTTTACATCGCGGTCCTCAGTCACTATAAACATATGTTGTCCTCCATCAACACACATGGAACTCACTAAATTATTCACCAGGCTGCATGCAAGATTGATAAAACCTGCAATGCGCTCAATTTTCACGTTGTTTTCTGACAGCTCCATCCCGAGGTTTGCTCTCACGTCGATGTCGTCCTGTACGATGATGCAGACAGACAAAGCTCTGTCAGAGGGATGAGTCTATCTGGAAAAAGAGCTTTGAAATAAACAGGAGCGAAAAATGTAACACATTTAGGAGAAAAGATCATTTAAgctgaggtaaaaaaaataggtttgttGGATTATGAAGAAAGTTTGATGCACCaagtttatataaaaacatgataaaaatgtcattgtgGAAACAGGCAGTGGGATTTTCAGCAGAATAATTCAGGAAAATTTCCCTTGAAACAGTTTGACCAATAGCAAATTTTTCAGCCACATCTCCAGGTGCAAATACTTTACATCAGTTTTAACCCTTATTTTATGCTTGGGTCAAACTGACCCACTTACACtcttaaagggtgaccaaacagggaagttggaggttgactccactcacttctgaaatgtgaaaatccagtcagaggagTGGGGCAGGGGACCAGGACTGTtattattactggagctgcagatcatgacgtgggactccTGAGATGGCGTGGGACTTAAatgatttgaccaatcacaaaattcaacagtAATACCTCGTTTAACCTGTAGGGTGCAGCACACCAACTATAGTTAAACAAGCTTatttaaatttgtctaaaatttggcaatgaccaacagacagcattattaaagtcacatttatagaagtcaacaatgcaaaaaagttgatttagggtttagttTCCGTTTAAAAACGGGTCAatttgacccgaacacaatatgagggttaaaaggaaaaatgctttttttgcatttttttaaaacatgaagaaaatatgGAAAGACAattgtgtaaaatatttaaccaaatttaaaaacaaatacatatttaagaCATTGTGAGTCATttcatctagaaaaaaaaatcttcatatttttgttctCAAGGGACCAGCTTTTTCATTCCATCAGTTTAGCGTGTTTTTGCTGAAATGTGTTAAAAGTCTGACTCTGGGGTGTAAATTCCTCCATTCTTATTCAGATGCTGGAGTGCTTGTTTCTGAGAGAAGCAGAAGAGTTAGGGTCGCTGTGATTTTCGCTTCCTGTTTGGCAGTGAGGTTTTATTTATAGTCTGACTGAGAGTCTGAATCACCAATGTTGGTCAGACTGTCTTTTTCATAAAGGTCTGCTTTCTATGTTCAATGAACaaataggaaaataaacagcattAGTTCATGGGTGGCAAAATACCAAAATCCAGATGgcagaaaattcagaaaatactCAGATTAATGTTGATCATAGTGACTCATTACGGCAGTTTTGACAAAGACTTAAGTTTTagcactttttatctattttaaaatattttaaatattttataatagttcccagtggtcttgtaattatgattatgtcagttttagtcaaaatggaagaaaaaaaaaagttgttttcaaggaTATAGTTTAGTATATGTAcaaaaatatgtacaaaaatgacaaaatacaaaaaaatactaaatatgtttacacacgcacaaccttaaattaaaacagcttaaaactaactacacataaatgtaaattaaagttGTGCACGTCAAAATTTATTTGGTAtgttgtcatttctgttttcctgaATACACAATACGGCGCATTGTACTGCATGCgtcacaaatcaaaaattacacaaaaatggGATGAGTGTATTTTTTCTCCGTAGCTCTATTGGTTtgctagtggatgcatcagaatg from Oryzias melastigma strain HK-1 linkage group LG9, ASM292280v2, whole genome shotgun sequence encodes the following:
- the LOC118599185 gene encoding uncharacterized protein LOC118599185 (The sequence of the model RefSeq protein was modified relative to this genomic sequence to represent the inferred CDS: added 656 bases not found in genome assembly) gives rise to the protein MAPSVANVFARVSLECQLFVVFCVFFALSALHRCHAGLAYNRQALLDIADLHHFGYNGFIPSDLQLIVRPRDHHRHQEGSGSPASYELADPRRVLRKRSRKRGKRGGLHARLKARAARPPLPSLLLANTRSLENKLDELRARITTQREIRECCALIFTETWLSGNVPDSAVQLQTHSIHRGDRTAASGKAKGGGVCVFINNTWCEDVRIVHQHCSPDVEFLMLKCRPYYLPREFTAVFLAAVYIPPRANSTAALGMLHDVISALETAHPDAVFIVAGDFNQCNLRTVFPKYHQHVNIPTRDKNTLDHVYTNVKGAYRAAPRPHFGHSDHISLFLYPAYRQRLKQSAPVTKPVQLWTPEIEDTLQDCFTTTDWDVFKAAATLEDSSVSIQDYADYVTGYISTCVENIVPTIQVRKFPNQKPWINSQVRHMLRARSIAFTSGNETEYKAAKYGLRKAITAAKKQYREKLDGFYSTADSGRMWRGLQHITDYRNGSSTIRATDSLPDDLNTFYARFETSSPHAERGPNDSRATTPSSPPPAVTSAQVNKALRRINPRKAAGPDNIPGRALRACANELTDVLTSIFNLSLSQRTVPSCFKTTTIVPLPKKSPPTCLNDYRPVALTPIIMKCFERVVLTHIQSSIPDTLDPLQYAYRPNRSTSDAIAAALHISLSHLENKDSYIRMLFIDYSSAFNTVVPHKLTHKLLCLGLHPTICDWLLDFLTGRPQSVRIGNRTSASITTNVGTPQGCVLSPILYTLFTHDCAASHQDNTILKFADDTAVIGRITGGDEAAYRREVASLVTWCEDNNLTLNTDKTKEMIVDMRRERSPHQPLFIRGLEVERVSSFKYLGVHLSQDLTWTLNTTQLVKKAHQRLYFLRRLRKFGMSSKILSNFYSCVVESILTSCITVWYGSSTVTDRKRLQRVVKAASKITRTPLPSLQSIYKRRVLRRAASIIGDPTHPQRGLFTLLPSGRRYRSVKCRTSRLRNSFFPSAIRLLNS